From a single Couchioplanes caeruleus genomic region:
- a CDS encoding MarR family transcriptional regulator: MERVTDVAAAVESTVESLLGIFESARLAQSPAVPPAQLRVLTIISRNEHTNMSRLAEALQVVPSSASRLCDRLEATGLLRRVPDPRDRREVRLLPTPAAGRLLQELRERRQAALAEVLERMNPARRTELVRALVAFDTAAAADADADSNGLRTA; this comes from the coding sequence ATGGAGCGCGTCACGGACGTCGCGGCGGCGGTGGAGTCGACGGTGGAGTCGTTGCTGGGCATCTTCGAGAGCGCCCGGCTGGCCCAGTCGCCGGCCGTGCCGCCGGCCCAGCTGCGGGTGCTGACGATCATCAGCCGCAACGAGCACACGAACATGAGCCGCCTGGCGGAGGCGCTGCAGGTGGTGCCGTCGTCGGCGAGCCGCCTGTGCGACCGGCTGGAGGCGACCGGCCTGCTCCGCCGGGTGCCCGACCCGCGGGACCGGCGCGAGGTGCGGCTGCTGCCCACCCCCGCCGCCGGCCGGCTGCTGCAGGAGCTGCGCGAGCGCCGGCAGGCCGCGCTGGCCGAGGTGCTCGAGCGGATGAACCCGGCCCGGCGCACCGAGCTCGTCCGGGCCCTCGTGGCCTTCGACACCGCGGCGGCGGCCGACGCCGACGCCGACAGCAACGGCCTGCGCACGGCCTGA
- a CDS encoding glycosyltransferase family 2 protein codes for MTVVIPALNEEDNLPLVLENLPPLVDEVVVVDGRSDDDTVAVAREVRPDAVVVRQTRSGKGNALACGFAAASGDIVVTVNADGSADPGEIPRFVDALLSGAEAAHGSRFRYGGDHRDALPGERLGHAVLSRVVNLLFRTRFTDLSCGYNAYWRELLPVLELPGPDVPGLKRGRRAWGDGPEIETLITVRMATRGLRVVEVATVGYPRIHGDRPRRPWPAAWRILRTIVTEYARRWRRVPVPPARRAPAPEATVTGRHSRSHAVPPPPRVRGRSHLRVIRGEGRDEPPRYGAVPGENYR; via the coding sequence GTGACCGTCGTCATTCCCGCCCTGAACGAGGAGGACAACCTCCCCCTCGTGCTCGAGAACCTGCCCCCGCTGGTCGACGAGGTCGTCGTCGTGGACGGCCGCTCCGACGACGACACCGTGGCCGTGGCCCGCGAGGTACGCCCCGACGCGGTCGTCGTCCGGCAGACCCGCTCGGGCAAGGGCAACGCGCTCGCCTGCGGTTTCGCCGCCGCGTCCGGCGACATCGTGGTGACCGTCAACGCCGACGGCTCCGCGGACCCCGGCGAGATCCCGCGCTTCGTCGACGCGCTGCTGTCCGGCGCCGAAGCGGCCCACGGCTCGCGCTTCCGCTACGGCGGCGACCACCGGGACGCGCTGCCCGGCGAGCGGCTCGGGCACGCCGTGCTGAGCCGCGTCGTCAACCTGCTGTTCCGCACCCGGTTCACCGATCTCAGCTGCGGCTACAACGCGTACTGGCGCGAGCTGCTGCCGGTGCTGGAGCTGCCCGGCCCGGACGTGCCCGGGCTCAAGCGGGGGCGCCGTGCCTGGGGCGACGGCCCGGAGATCGAGACGCTGATCACCGTCCGGATGGCCACCCGCGGCCTGCGCGTCGTCGAGGTCGCGACGGTGGGTTACCCCCGCATCCACGGCGACCGGCCGCGCCGGCCGTGGCCCGCCGCGTGGCGGATCCTGCGGACCATCGTCACCGAATACGCCCGGCGCTGGCGTCGCGTCCCCGTTCCTCCGGCGCGCCGGGCGCCCGCACCCGAGGCGACGGTCACCGGACGGCACTCCCGCAGCCACGCGGTGCCGCCGCCCCCTCGGGTCCGGGGCCGCTCCCACCTGCGCGTGATCCGGGGCGAGGGCCGCGACGAACCACCGCGCTACGGAGCCGTGCCGGGCGAGAACTACCGCTGA
- a CDS encoding sigma-70 family RNA polymerase sigma factor, with amino-acid sequence MTSTMTTAADCDAADTTAVPALSAAEQEELIRTHMPLVGHLVRDMLTRIPNHIHRDDLTSAGLHALVTAARGWDPERGIPFHRFATTRIRGAILDELRSLDWATRSVRSKARATDATRQNLTTTLGRTPTNEELAQALGTTTTDLHQTDNDVQRATVLSLQGFTTSSADDLVTERTPGPEEMLIRREQIGYLHHAIGSLPERLQFVITEYFLKERPMADIAADLGVTESRISQLRAEALSLLKDGINTHLDPHLAPVPENPESITARRRASYYASIAGNTNMHSRLALTNAHGLSPYAQGAA; translated from the coding sequence ATGACCAGCACCATGACGACCGCTGCCGACTGCGACGCCGCCGACACGACCGCCGTGCCGGCCCTGTCCGCCGCCGAGCAGGAGGAGCTGATCCGTACGCACATGCCGCTGGTCGGCCACCTCGTGCGCGACATGCTCACCCGCATCCCGAACCACATCCACCGCGACGACCTGACCAGCGCCGGCCTGCACGCGCTCGTCACCGCGGCCCGTGGCTGGGACCCCGAGCGCGGCATCCCGTTCCACCGCTTCGCGACCACCCGCATCCGCGGCGCGATCCTCGACGAGCTGCGTTCGCTGGACTGGGCCACCCGCTCGGTGCGCAGCAAGGCCCGCGCCACCGACGCCACCCGGCAGAACCTCACCACCACGCTCGGGCGTACGCCGACGAACGAGGAGCTGGCGCAGGCGCTGGGCACCACCACCACGGACCTGCACCAGACCGACAACGACGTGCAGCGCGCCACCGTCCTGTCCCTGCAGGGCTTCACCACCAGCAGCGCCGACGACCTGGTCACCGAGCGCACGCCGGGGCCGGAGGAGATGCTGATCCGCCGCGAGCAGATCGGCTACCTGCACCACGCGATCGGCTCGCTGCCGGAGCGGCTGCAGTTCGTCATCACCGAGTACTTCCTCAAGGAGCGCCCGATGGCGGACATCGCCGCCGACCTGGGCGTCACCGAGAGCCGCATCTCGCAGCTGCGCGCCGAGGCGCTGTCGCTGCTCAAGGACGGCATCAACACGCACCTCGACCCGCACCTGGCGCCGGTGCCGGAGAACCCGGAGAGCATCACGGCGCGCCGCCGGGCGAGCTACTACGCGTCGATCGCCGGGAACACGAACATGCACTCGCGGCTGGCCCTGACCAACGCGCACGGGCTCAGCCCGTACGCCCAGGGTGCCGCGTGA
- a CDS encoding DUF456 domain-containing protein, translating to MDLSDTGTTVNLIAGIAMAVGVLGVLIPVLPGLLLCWAAVLLWALLGDAGGVRWAVLALATLVAVGGTVVKYLWPGRRLKSTGVPTSSLVAGGLLGLVGFFVVPVVGLVLGFVLGLFLAERARLGAGAAWPSTRQALTAVGLSMLVELAAALGIAVIWVVGLLAA from the coding sequence ATGGATCTCTCCGACACCGGTACGACCGTCAACCTCATCGCGGGTATCGCGATGGCGGTCGGCGTCCTGGGCGTGCTGATCCCGGTCCTGCCCGGGCTGCTGCTCTGCTGGGCGGCGGTGCTGCTCTGGGCGCTGCTGGGCGACGCCGGCGGGGTGCGGTGGGCGGTCCTGGCCCTCGCGACGCTCGTGGCCGTCGGCGGCACGGTCGTCAAGTACCTGTGGCCCGGCCGCCGCCTCAAGAGCACCGGCGTGCCCACCTCGTCGCTGGTGGCCGGCGGGCTGCTGGGCCTGGTGGGCTTCTTCGTGGTGCCGGTGGTGGGCCTGGTGCTGGGCTTCGTGCTCGGCCTGTTCCTCGCCGAACGGGCCCGCCTCGGCGCGGGCGCGGCGTGGCCGTCGACCCGTCAGGCGCTCACGGCGGTCGGGCTGTCGATGCTGGTCGAGCTCGCCGCGGCGCTCGGCATCGCGGTGATCTGGGTCGTCGGCCTGCTCGCGGCGTAG
- a CDS encoding sigma-70 family RNA polymerase sigma factor, translating into MAQPDTATVVAARAGDPAAVDRLVAGYLPLVYTIVGRALDGHADVDDVVQDTMLRVLRNLGDLRDPEAFRSWLVAITVRQVRERYRVRRAAPDALLPDDVRDPGADFTDLAITRLELAGQRRETAEATRWLDEDNRELLSLWWLEASGELTRDEIVDAIEVTRQHAAVRIQRMKGQLETARVVVRALAATPPCPELAVVTAGWDGRPGALWRKRIARHTRDCRQCSPAWSGLVAAEKLLVGMALVPLPHTLGGGLAGLGGAAGAHTAAGGAHAGAHVAAGSGKALATKLAVKGTVGIGRRVLTAVLATGTVAGGGAAVAVYATDDKPVASAAIVSTTAPAPRLTLPASAGPAPSATSASPKPSPTKKKTKAPVPVPPTGTSAKKGVGTWQFAGIKGALADVGAGWYYNWSPDDDTMPGPAGVEFVPMVWGKANVTDATLAKVKREGDVLLGFNEPDMAGQANMSVEDALAAWPRLQATGMRLGSPAVAYGADTPGGWLDRFMKGAKAKNLRVDFITLHWYGSDFSSAAAGQFLGYVDAVHRKYGLPIWVTEYGLINFSGSPKYPAAAQEVAFIKASTKGMESRSYVERYAWFGLPAVGDSVDFGLYRDASTPTEAGKAYRAAG; encoded by the coding sequence ATGGCTCAACCGGACACCGCGACGGTGGTGGCGGCGCGCGCCGGCGACCCGGCCGCGGTCGACCGCCTCGTCGCGGGGTACCTCCCGCTCGTCTACACGATCGTGGGCCGGGCCCTGGACGGTCACGCCGACGTCGACGACGTCGTGCAGGACACGATGCTGCGGGTGCTGCGCAACCTGGGCGACCTGCGCGACCCGGAGGCGTTCCGGTCCTGGCTCGTGGCGATCACCGTGCGTCAGGTCCGCGAGCGCTACCGGGTGCGCCGCGCCGCGCCGGACGCGCTGCTGCCCGACGACGTCCGCGACCCGGGCGCCGACTTCACCGACCTGGCCATCACCCGGCTGGAGCTGGCCGGCCAGCGGCGGGAGACCGCCGAGGCGACCCGCTGGCTGGACGAGGACAACCGCGAGCTGCTGTCGCTGTGGTGGCTGGAGGCCTCCGGGGAGCTCACCCGCGACGAGATCGTCGACGCGATCGAGGTGACCCGCCAGCACGCGGCCGTCCGCATCCAGCGGATGAAGGGCCAGCTCGAGACCGCCCGCGTGGTGGTCCGGGCGCTGGCCGCGACCCCGCCCTGCCCGGAGCTCGCGGTGGTCACCGCCGGCTGGGACGGGCGCCCGGGCGCGCTGTGGCGTAAGCGCATCGCCCGGCACACCCGTGACTGCCGGCAGTGCTCGCCGGCCTGGTCAGGGCTGGTGGCGGCGGAGAAGCTGCTGGTCGGCATGGCACTGGTCCCGCTGCCGCACACGCTCGGCGGCGGCCTGGCCGGGCTCGGCGGCGCGGCCGGTGCGCACACCGCGGCCGGCGGGGCGCACGCCGGCGCGCACGTGGCGGCCGGCTCCGGCAAGGCGCTGGCGACGAAGCTCGCGGTCAAGGGCACGGTCGGCATCGGCCGCCGGGTGCTCACCGCGGTGCTGGCCACCGGGACCGTGGCCGGTGGGGGCGCGGCCGTGGCCGTCTACGCCACCGACGACAAGCCCGTGGCCAGCGCGGCGATCGTCTCCACGACCGCACCGGCGCCGCGGCTGACGCTGCCCGCCTCCGCCGGGCCGGCGCCCAGCGCGACATCCGCGTCGCCCAAGCCGTCTCCGACGAAGAAGAAGACCAAGGCGCCGGTTCCCGTACCGCCGACGGGCACGAGCGCGAAGAAGGGCGTCGGCACCTGGCAGTTCGCCGGCATCAAGGGCGCGCTGGCCGACGTCGGCGCGGGCTGGTACTACAACTGGTCGCCGGACGACGACACCATGCCGGGGCCCGCCGGTGTCGAGTTCGTGCCGATGGTGTGGGGCAAGGCGAACGTCACCGACGCCACCCTGGCCAAGGTCAAGCGCGAGGGCGACGTGCTGCTCGGCTTCAACGAGCCGGACATGGCCGGGCAGGCGAACATGAGCGTCGAGGACGCCCTCGCCGCGTGGCCCCGGCTGCAGGCGACCGGGATGCGGCTGGGCAGCCCGGCTGTGGCGTACGGCGCCGACACCCCGGGCGGCTGGCTTGACCGGTTCATGAAGGGCGCCAAGGCCAAGAACCTGCGGGTCGACTTCATCACGCTGCACTGGTACGGCTCCGACTTCAGCTCCGCCGCGGCCGGGCAGTTCCTCGGTTACGTCGACGCGGTGCACAGGAAGTACGGCCTGCCGATCTGGGTCACCGAGTACGGCCTGATCAACTTCTCCGGCAGCCCGAAGTACCCGGCCGCCGCCCAGGAGGTGGCGTTCATCAAGGCCAGCACCAAGGGCATGGAGTCCCGGTCGTACGTCGAGCGGTACGCCTGGTTCGGCCTGCCCGCCGTCGGCGACAGCGTGGACTTCGGCCTCTACCGGGACGCGAGCACCCCGACCGAGGCGGGTAAGGCGTACCGAGCCGCGGGATAG
- the fgd gene encoding glucose-6-phosphate dehydrogenase (coenzyme-F420) → MIRFGYKASAEQFAPRELLRYGIEAERNGFDSVFVSDHLQPWRHDGGHAPAALPWLGALATSTERVLIGTSVLTPTFRYHPAVIAQAFATLGCLAPGRVILGVGSGESLNEVPLGLTWPDGKERFARLKEAVALIRQLWTEDRVTYEGTYYRTELATIYDKPEQPVPIYIGASGPAATRLAGRVADGFITTSGKGHELYTDTLLPAVREGAGKAGRSLDDLDLMIEVKVSFDPDLEKARNDTHYWGALALSPEEKTGVEDPIEMQRRADALPVDRTVTRWIVSADPDEHAAKVAEYLDMGFKHLVFHAPGPDQDRFLRVYGEEILPRLRERAQR, encoded by the coding sequence ATGATTCGGTTCGGGTACAAGGCATCGGCGGAGCAGTTCGCGCCGCGCGAGCTGCTGCGCTACGGCATCGAGGCCGAGCGCAACGGCTTCGACTCCGTGTTCGTCAGCGACCACCTGCAGCCGTGGCGGCACGACGGCGGGCACGCCCCCGCGGCGCTGCCCTGGCTCGGCGCACTGGCCACCAGCACGGAGCGCGTGCTGATCGGCACCAGCGTGCTGACCCCGACGTTCCGCTACCACCCCGCCGTGATCGCGCAGGCCTTCGCCACCCTGGGCTGCCTGGCGCCGGGCCGGGTGATCCTCGGCGTCGGGTCGGGGGAGTCGCTCAACGAGGTGCCGCTGGGCCTGACCTGGCCCGACGGCAAGGAGCGGTTCGCCCGGCTCAAGGAGGCCGTGGCGCTGATCCGGCAGCTCTGGACCGAGGACCGGGTGACGTACGAGGGCACGTACTACCGCACCGAGCTCGCGACGATCTACGACAAGCCCGAGCAGCCGGTGCCCATCTACATCGGCGCCTCCGGCCCGGCCGCCACCCGGCTCGCCGGGCGGGTCGCGGACGGCTTCATCACCACCAGCGGCAAGGGTCACGAGCTCTACACCGACACGCTGCTGCCGGCGGTGCGCGAGGGCGCGGGCAAGGCGGGCCGCTCGCTCGACGACCTGGACCTGATGATCGAGGTGAAGGTGTCGTTCGACCCGGACCTCGAGAAGGCGCGCAACGACACCCATTACTGGGGCGCGCTGGCGCTGTCGCCGGAGGAGAAGACCGGCGTCGAGGACCCGATCGAGATGCAGCGCCGGGCCGATGCGCTGCCGGTCGACCGGACCGTGACCCGCTGGATCGTCTCGGCGGACCCCGATGAGCACGCCGCCAAGGTCGCCGAGTACCTCGACATGGGCTTCAAGCACCTGGTGTTCCACGCGCCGGGCCCGGACCAGGACAGGTTCCTGCGCGTGTACGGCGAGGAGATCCTGCCCCGGCTGCGCGAGCGCGCTCAGCGGTAG
- a CDS encoding histone-like nucleoid-structuring protein Lsr2, translated as MARQVITTLIDDLDGKPADRTVEFSLDGTAYTIDLSEANAGKLRKALDPFINAGTRIGRSGSGRGTARPAPARTAGSRDENRLIREWAARNGHQISERGRIPASVSSAYRAAHGR; from the coding sequence ATGGCGCGGCAGGTAATCACCACCCTCATCGACGACCTCGACGGAAAGCCGGCCGACCGTACGGTCGAGTTCAGTCTCGACGGCACGGCGTACACCATCGATCTGTCCGAGGCCAATGCCGGCAAGCTGCGCAAGGCCCTGGATCCGTTCATCAATGCGGGTACGCGAATCGGCCGTTCCGGATCGGGGCGCGGCACTGCTCGTCCGGCGCCTGCGCGCACGGCGGGAAGCCGCGATGAGAACAGGCTCATCCGGGAGTGGGCGGCCCGCAACGGCCACCAGATCTCCGAACGGGGCCGCATCCCGGCGAGTGTCAGCAGCGCGTACCGGGCGGCACACGGACGCTGA
- a CDS encoding ATP-binding protein has translation MRISLHLNLPREADSVPAVRRLLRCALAVLHVDRESGEDLEIALSEACANVVKHAAGADTIEVRLDVAEDRCAIDVADNGSGFDATTVAEPDTVSDRGRGLFLIKALSDNVRMQSTPRRGSLIHFEKSFAAAP, from the coding sequence ATGCGTATCTCGCTCCACCTGAACCTGCCCCGCGAGGCCGACAGTGTGCCCGCCGTGCGGCGGTTGCTGCGGTGCGCGCTCGCGGTGCTGCACGTCGACCGGGAGTCGGGCGAGGATCTGGAGATCGCGCTGAGCGAGGCGTGCGCCAACGTCGTCAAGCACGCCGCCGGGGCCGACACCATCGAGGTCCGCCTCGACGTGGCCGAGGACCGCTGCGCGATCGACGTCGCCGACAACGGCTCCGGCTTCGACGCCACCACGGTGGCCGAGCCCGACACGGTCAGCGACCGGGGCCGCGGCCTCTTTCTGATCAAGGCGCTGAGCGACAACGTCCGGATGCAGTCCACCCCGCGCCGGGGCAGCCTGATCCACTTCGAGAAGTCCTTCGCCGCGGCCCCGTAG
- a CDS encoding PP2C family protein-serine/threonine phosphatase has translation MSDRPTPVGALLRAAPPDRLPEVAAEHLRRHHGAGRVEVLLGDLTLTGLRPLLQPAGPAGDALAARCFGSQRPVVGDASGSRYAYLPLSVWGERLGVLSVHTTLPAGGGLTEQLTTVADELAVALRAAGTVTDRYRQATRLQRLTMAAELQWELLPGRSLGDERFLVAGQLEPAYAVFGDHFDWVLDGDRLTVTVLNGYGDGLEAAVLTTVAVNAMRNARRAGANIVEQAELASDALYARYGGAAHAATLLLEIDLVGGHVEAVDAGSPRAVIAREREFHPVSLEQQLPLGMFSDSRYETQRFLLEPGDRLLVVSDGVHAATPGGRAPYGESAMLTALRRTRLQPATEAVGTVMRGLRDYHAGTDPADDAVTVCLDWRR, from the coding sequence GTGTCCGACCGTCCGACACCTGTGGGAGCGCTGCTGCGTGCGGCGCCGCCCGACCGGCTGCCCGAGGTGGCAGCCGAGCACCTGCGCCGGCACCACGGCGCCGGCCGGGTCGAGGTGCTGCTCGGCGACCTCACCCTCACCGGCCTGCGCCCGCTGCTGCAGCCGGCCGGCCCGGCCGGCGACGCGCTCGCCGCCCGGTGCTTCGGCAGCCAGCGCCCGGTGGTCGGGGACGCGTCCGGCAGCCGGTACGCGTACCTGCCGCTGAGCGTCTGGGGCGAGCGGCTCGGCGTGCTGTCCGTGCACACCACGCTGCCTGCCGGCGGGGGCCTCACCGAGCAGCTCACCACCGTCGCCGACGAGCTCGCCGTGGCGTTGCGGGCCGCCGGCACGGTGACCGACCGGTACCGGCAGGCCACCCGGCTGCAGCGCCTCACCATGGCCGCCGAGCTGCAGTGGGAGCTGCTGCCCGGCCGCTCCCTCGGCGACGAGCGGTTCCTCGTGGCCGGTCAGCTCGAGCCGGCGTACGCGGTCTTCGGCGACCACTTCGACTGGGTGCTCGACGGCGACCGGCTCACCGTCACGGTGCTCAACGGGTACGGCGACGGCCTCGAGGCGGCGGTGCTCACCACGGTCGCGGTGAACGCCATGCGCAACGCCCGCCGGGCCGGCGCCAACATCGTCGAGCAGGCCGAGCTGGCCTCCGACGCGCTGTACGCCCGCTACGGCGGCGCCGCGCACGCCGCCACCCTGCTGCTGGAGATCGACCTCGTCGGCGGCCACGTCGAGGCGGTCGACGCCGGTTCGCCCCGCGCGGTGATCGCCCGGGAGCGCGAGTTCCACCCGGTCAGCCTCGAGCAGCAGCTGCCGCTGGGCATGTTCAGCGACAGCCGCTACGAGACCCAGCGTTTCCTGCTCGAGCCCGGCGACCGGCTGCTCGTGGTCAGCGACGGCGTGCACGCCGCCACGCCGGGCGGACGGGCCCCGTACGGGGAGTCGGCTATGCTGACCGCCTTGCGCCGGACGCGGCTGCAGCCCGCAACCGAGGCAGTGGGCACGGTGATGCGCGGCCTGCGCGACTACCACGCGGGAACGGACCCGGCCGACGACGCCGTCACCGTCTGCCTCGATTGGCGGCGATGA
- a CDS encoding D-alanyl-D-alanine carboxypeptidase family protein, with the protein MSFRSTTRRVVASLAATVALGAAALTGPVAAAPAAASASASAKPARVSKAGTVPCPRPDVKPPPGRPPRPTPPQDDPVLRAVGGDALATDGLVVPQGARKPPALTATSWLVADLDTGEVLGGCGPHVYGTPASVQKMLLAATVMDRLDPKKTITVTDGDLAIEPGSSAVGLLKGGKYTIATLWLGLLLNSGNEAANALARLGGGAGGVPATVAAMNAEAKRLGAYQTHAVTPSGLDGPGQFTSAYDLALIARKCFANADFRRYALTRATQIPAQKQLKKGGFQIQNENKLIFNYPGALGGKTGFTKLARHSYVGAAQRGDRRLVATLLGAEASPLRGWQQGAALLDWGFSLPRDASVGKLVEPDGKDAKGTAADTEAAPAGPAAGSTHRAAPTAARTAATPGLSLGAAAAIAVILAGTPLLLLLTQRRRHRVRRRPRGRPQAS; encoded by the coding sequence GTGAGCTTCCGTTCCACGACCCGGCGCGTCGTCGCGTCCCTCGCCGCCACCGTCGCGCTGGGCGCCGCGGCCCTCACCGGGCCCGTCGCCGCCGCACCCGCCGCGGCTTCCGCATCCGCGAGCGCAAAGCCGGCCCGGGTGAGCAAGGCCGGGACCGTTCCCTGCCCGCGGCCGGACGTGAAGCCGCCGCCCGGCCGGCCGCCGCGCCCGACCCCGCCCCAGGACGACCCGGTGCTGCGGGCCGTCGGCGGCGACGCACTGGCCACCGACGGGCTCGTCGTGCCGCAGGGCGCGCGGAAGCCACCGGCGCTGACCGCCACCAGCTGGCTCGTCGCCGACCTGGACACCGGCGAGGTGCTCGGCGGGTGCGGCCCGCACGTGTACGGCACCCCGGCCAGCGTCCAGAAGATGCTGCTCGCCGCCACGGTCATGGACCGGCTCGACCCGAAGAAGACGATCACGGTCACCGACGGCGACCTGGCGATCGAGCCAGGCAGCTCGGCGGTCGGCCTGCTCAAGGGCGGGAAGTACACGATCGCGACGCTGTGGCTCGGGCTGCTGCTGAACTCCGGCAACGAGGCCGCCAACGCGCTCGCCCGGCTCGGCGGCGGCGCGGGCGGGGTCCCGGCCACCGTGGCGGCCATGAACGCCGAGGCGAAGCGGCTGGGTGCGTACCAGACGCACGCGGTGACCCCCTCCGGCCTGGACGGGCCCGGGCAGTTCACCAGCGCGTACGACCTCGCGCTCATCGCCCGCAAGTGCTTCGCCAACGCCGACTTCCGCCGGTACGCGCTGACCCGCGCCACGCAGATCCCCGCCCAGAAGCAGCTGAAGAAGGGCGGGTTCCAGATCCAGAACGAGAACAAGCTGATCTTCAACTATCCGGGTGCGCTCGGCGGCAAGACCGGCTTCACCAAGCTCGCCCGGCACAGTTACGTCGGTGCGGCGCAGCGCGGCGACCGGCGGCTGGTGGCGACGCTGCTCGGCGCGGAGGCCAGCCCGCTGCGCGGCTGGCAGCAGGGCGCGGCCCTGCTGGACTGGGGCTTCTCGCTGCCCCGGGACGCGTCGGTCGGCAAGCTGGTCGAGCCCGACGGCAAGGACGCGAAGGGTACGGCCGCAGACACCGAAGCCGCCCCCGCGGGCCCCGCCGCGGGCAGCACCCACCGCGCGGCCCCCACCGCCGCCCGGACCGCCGCCACGCCCGGCCTCTCCCTGGGCGCGGCCGCCGCCATCGCGGTGATCCTGGCCGGCACCCCGCTGCTGCTGCTGCTCACCCAGCGGCGCCGGCACCGCGTCCGCCGCCGGCCACGCGGCCGCCCGCAGGCCTCCTGA
- a CDS encoding LLM class flavin-dependent oxidoreductase — protein sequence MRIGIVILPDDRWSVTRHRWRRAEEYGFDHAWTYDHLGWRDLVDGPWFDAVPTLTAAATVTSRIGLGTFVASPNFRHPVHFARELTAVDDISDGRLLLGVGAGGTGFDADVLGGPALTPRQRVDRFAEFLELLARLLREDHVSYEGHHYRAVDARTLPGPVQRPRPPLLVAANGPRALALAARHGDGWVTTGGQGLDDAAAWWHSVREVSARFEAALEKGGRTVPRRILNLDSSPVYSLSSPDAFEDAVGRARELGFTDVLSHWPRASSWYAGDEKVLETVAPMLQRLRAS from the coding sequence ATGCGCATCGGCATCGTGATCCTTCCCGACGACCGCTGGTCCGTGACCCGGCACCGGTGGCGCCGCGCGGAGGAGTACGGCTTCGACCACGCCTGGACGTACGACCACCTCGGCTGGCGCGACCTCGTCGACGGGCCGTGGTTCGACGCCGTGCCGACCCTGACCGCCGCGGCGACGGTCACCAGCCGCATCGGCCTCGGTACGTTCGTGGCGTCGCCGAACTTCCGCCATCCCGTGCACTTCGCCCGCGAGCTGACCGCCGTGGACGACATTTCCGACGGCCGCCTGCTGCTCGGGGTGGGCGCCGGCGGCACAGGCTTCGACGCGGACGTGCTCGGCGGGCCGGCGTTGACGCCCCGGCAGCGCGTCGACCGTTTCGCGGAGTTCCTCGAGCTGCTCGCCCGGCTGCTGCGGGAGGACCACGTCTCGTACGAGGGCCACCACTACCGGGCGGTGGACGCGCGGACGCTGCCCGGCCCGGTCCAGCGGCCCCGGCCCCCGCTGCTCGTGGCGGCGAACGGGCCCCGCGCGCTGGCGCTGGCCGCCCGGCACGGCGACGGCTGGGTCACCACGGGCGGGCAGGGACTGGACGACGCGGCCGCGTGGTGGCATTCCGTACGCGAGGTGAGCGCCCGCTTCGAGGCGGCGCTGGAGAAGGGCGGCCGTACGGTTCCGCGGCGCATTCTGAACCTGGACTCCTCGCCGGTGTACTCACTGAGCAGTCCGGATGCCTTCGAGGACGCGGTGGGCCGTGCACGGGAGCTCGGATTCACCGACGTGCTGTCGCATTGGCCGCGGGCCTCGAGCTGGTACGCCGGCGACGAGAAGGTGCTGGAAACGGTGGCGCCGATGCTGCAGCGGCTGCGGGCATCGTGA
- a CDS encoding PIG-L deacetylase family protein, with protein sequence MARSVLAVGARPGDLECGCAGTLAAHRAAGDSVTMLVLSCDGADDPGTRHAEAAARALDCLLVWGPEAAERRRGTERRGQGRGTGDRRLRRTRPGEGWDGAAIAAIENVLTGVDADVIYVPAPADPDAERRAAAVATLSAARHSARILHYAGESAARFDPTVFVDITAYLDRKLAVVADPELATATARHLGARARVRYAEAFVPERFVWDVAGAR encoded by the coding sequence ATGGCACGCAGCGTGCTGGCCGTCGGCGCCCGCCCCGGGGACCTGGAGTGCGGCTGCGCCGGCACCCTCGCCGCGCACCGCGCGGCCGGCGACTCGGTGACCATGCTGGTGCTGTCCTGCGACGGCGCCGACGATCCGGGTACGCGGCACGCCGAAGCCGCCGCCCGCGCCCTGGACTGCCTGCTCGTATGGGGACCGGAGGCCGCCGAGCGCCGCCGGGGCACGGAGCGCCGCGGGCAGGGCCGGGGCACCGGTGACCGCCGGCTGCGCCGTACCCGGCCCGGCGAGGGCTGGGACGGAGCCGCGATCGCCGCGATCGAGAACGTGCTCACCGGCGTGGACGCCGACGTGATCTACGTGCCCGCCCCCGCCGACCCGGACGCCGAGCGCCGGGCCGCCGCCGTCGCCACGCTCTCCGCGGCGCGGCACAGCGCACGGATACTGCACTACGCCGGCGAGTCCGCCGCGCGCTTCGACCCGACGGTGTTCGTCGACATCACCGCGTACCTGGACCGCAAGCTCGCCGTGGTCGCCGACCCGGAGCTGGCCACCGCCACGGCCCGGCACCTCGGTGCCCGGGCCCGGGTCCGCTACGCGGAGGCGTTCGTCCCCGAGCGCTTCGTCTGGGACGTCGCCGGCGCCCGCTGA